From the genome of Desmospora profundinema, one region includes:
- a CDS encoding AI-2E family transporter gives MPQSKPFRIGYAILLILSIIYVGTLVDFIFHPVVVLFQTLFFPFLVAGVLYYLFRPVVNLLHRKKVPKVVSILVIYLVFIGLITLLVLLIGPPLQEQIDLLIDNLPNLAIKVTEKLVALEEHPWVQGYLEQNSLEDLSNQAVQYLTDIITAIVTNVAGFVGVIASIVIAFITVPFILFYMLKEGEKAPKQLLRFFPASQRTEGRKILSAMDTALSSYIQGQIIVSICVGVLIYIGYLIIGLEYALLLAFIALFTNFIPFLGPIIGTIPAIIVAFIESPIMALWAILVTLIAQQIESNLISPQVMGRRLSIHPLTIISLLLVAGSLVGFLGLLLAVPTYAVLKVVVSHTYRLIKLRYKRGEEAATTE, from the coding sequence ATGCCCCAGTCCAAGCCATTTCGTATCGGTTATGCCATCCTATTGATCCTGTCGATCATTTATGTGGGAACGTTGGTGGACTTCATTTTTCACCCTGTGGTCGTCCTGTTTCAGACCTTGTTTTTCCCGTTCTTGGTCGCTGGAGTCCTTTATTACCTTTTCCGTCCGGTGGTGAACCTGCTCCACCGAAAAAAGGTACCGAAAGTGGTCTCCATCCTGGTGATCTACCTCGTGTTTATCGGACTGATCACCCTCTTGGTGCTGCTGATCGGTCCCCCGCTACAAGAACAGATCGACTTGCTGATCGACAATCTGCCGAACCTGGCTATCAAAGTGACAGAGAAGCTGGTAGCTTTGGAGGAGCATCCCTGGGTCCAGGGATATTTGGAACAAAACAGTCTGGAGGACCTCTCCAACCAGGCCGTCCAGTATCTGACCGACATTATCACCGCCATCGTAACCAATGTGGCCGGTTTTGTCGGAGTGATCGCCAGCATCGTGATCGCTTTTATCACGGTTCCCTTCATTCTGTTTTACATGCTGAAGGAAGGGGAAAAAGCCCCGAAACAATTGCTGCGCTTCTTCCCTGCCTCTCAGCGGACCGAGGGACGCAAAATTTTGTCGGCGATGGATACCGCCCTCAGCTCCTATATCCAGGGCCAAATTATCGTCAGCATCTGTGTCGGTGTGCTTATCTATATCGGCTATTTGATCATCGGCTTGGAATACGCGTTGCTGTTGGCTTTTATAGCTTTGTTCACCAACTTTATTCCGTTTTTGGGACCGATTATCGGTACCATCCCGGCGATTATCGTCGCCTTCATCGAATCTCCCATCATGGCGCTCTGGGCCATATTAGTCACTCTGATCGCCCAACAGATCGAATCCAACCTGATTTCCCCTCAAGTGATGGGCCGTCGTCTCTCCATCCATCCTTTGACCATCATCTCGCTCCTGTTGGTGGCGGGAAGCCTCGTCGGCTTCCTCGGTCTGCTGTTGGCGGTTCCCACTTATGCCGTTCTTAAAGTGGTGGTCAGCCACACCTACCGTCTGATCAAATTGCGTTACAAACGCGGAGAAGAAGCCGCAACTACAGAGTAA